From one Acidibrevibacterium fodinaquatile genomic stretch:
- a CDS encoding tetratricopeptide repeat protein: MAKQTQDAGAGAVAVQISGDGNSVHIIRAGEALALSLLHARKAKPTTTLEVLRTDLRATTLVGRETQCQDLAAWRASPQPIAVHCITGGAGAGKTRLAIEACEAAAAEGWIAGFAPSDELARFHQEQNLVHWQLPQHALIVVDYAATSLAVLKAWFSLLAPVRHHPVGHKLRILLLERQADPESGWWADLNRRDSNDHAGPADLLGQQALFPLPVLDRPADRHALLADAMRLAAPLLDPPVAAPAPPLLGSDPWFDARLADRRIDNQPLYLMMAGVHAARHGAPAALALDHVELANKMAEIETARLGKLARARGFPDDGKLLKHLAACVTLQNGCPPAALPALIREEMAALSLNAPFDAEGVAGHLCDYLPVIGDLVEPIRPDLIAEALLIRVIQGDRFRPEDIPREIVRRAYHRAPAGTVDTLIRCAQDFANGRADHASVRWLWAIVETSDDLAELARISDFLPEDTLSLREFAGDVAVRIVAVLRAAVSRDPEAVTTALAGSLNNLANRLSDLGRREDALAAAEEAVTLSRTLAAAQPDAFTPDLATSLNTLANCLSALGQREDALAAAEEAVTLRRALAAARPDAFTPDLAMSLNNLAAFLSALGRREDALAAAEAAVTLRRDLAAARPDVFTPDLAMSLNNLAAFLSALGRREDALAAAEEAVTLRRTLAAARPDAFTPALAGALNTLANRLSDLGRREDALAAAEEAVTLYRALAAARPDAFTPDLAMSLNTLAIRLSDLGWREDALAAAEEAVTLSRALAAARPDAFIPDLATSLSVLGDMLEAVGKISDAIPNDEEAVRLLTPYFLLNPAAFAGTIATYARDYIRRCELARREPDPTLLEPIVDRPENGAKPER; this comes from the coding sequence ATGGCGAAGCAGACCCAGGACGCGGGGGCCGGGGCGGTCGCGGTCCAAATTTCTGGTGACGGCAACAGCGTTCACATCATTCGGGCGGGCGAAGCGCTTGCGCTTAGCCTCTTGCATGCCCGCAAGGCCAAGCCGACCACAACGCTCGAAGTGCTCCGCACCGATCTGCGCGCAACGACCTTGGTCGGGCGCGAAACCCAATGCCAGGATCTGGCGGCGTGGCGCGCCTCCCCGCAACCGATCGCGGTGCACTGCATCACCGGGGGCGCGGGCGCGGGCAAGACGCGGCTCGCGATCGAGGCATGTGAAGCGGCGGCAGCCGAGGGCTGGATCGCCGGCTTCGCGCCCAGCGACGAATTGGCGCGCTTTCATCAAGAGCAAAACCTCGTCCACTGGCAATTGCCGCAGCACGCGCTCATCGTGGTCGATTATGCCGCGACATCGCTTGCCGTGCTCAAGGCATGGTTTTCCCTCCTTGCTCCCGTGCGTCATCACCCGGTGGGCCACAAGCTCCGCATTCTGCTGCTGGAGCGCCAGGCCGATCCGGAGAGCGGCTGGTGGGCGGATTTGAATCGACGTGACTCGAACGATCACGCCGGCCCGGCCGACCTCCTCGGCCAGCAGGCGCTTTTCCCCCTCCCTGTGCTGGATAGGCCAGCCGATCGGCACGCGTTGCTGGCCGACGCGATGCGGCTGGCGGCGCCGCTGCTCGACCCTCCCGTTGCCGCGCCGGCGCCGCCGCTATTGGGAAGCGATCCATGGTTCGATGCCCGGCTCGCTGATCGCCGGATCGACAACCAGCCGCTCTATCTCATGATGGCCGGCGTTCACGCCGCCCGTCATGGCGCGCCGGCGGCGCTGGCGCTCGATCATGTCGAACTCGCGAACAAGATGGCCGAGATTGAAACGGCGCGGCTGGGAAAACTCGCGCGGGCGCGCGGTTTTCCCGATGATGGCAAGCTGCTCAAGCACCTCGCGGCTTGTGTTACGCTGCAAAACGGGTGCCCGCCCGCCGCACTGCCGGCGCTCATTCGCGAGGAGATGGCGGCGCTCAGCCTGAACGCGCCGTTCGACGCGGAGGGGGTGGCCGGGCATTTATGCGATTACCTCCCTGTTATCGGCGATCTCGTCGAGCCAATCCGTCCCGACCTTATTGCCGAAGCGTTGCTCATCCGCGTCATTCAAGGCGACAGATTTCGTCCCGAAGACATACCCCGCGAGATCGTTCGCCGCGCCTATCATCGGGCGCCGGCGGGCACGGTTGATACCCTCATCCGCTGCGCGCAGGATTTCGCAAATGGCCGCGCCGACCATGCCTCCGTCCGGTGGTTGTGGGCGATTGTCGAGACGTCGGACGATTTGGCCGAACTCGCCCGTATTTCCGACTTTCTTCCCGAGGACACGCTGTCGCTACGCGAGTTCGCCGGGGACGTGGCTGTGCGCATTGTGGCCGTTCTCCGCGCCGCGGTCAGCCGCGATCCGGAGGCCGTCACCACCGCTCTGGCGGGCTCGCTCAACAACCTCGCCAATCGCCTGAGCGATCTCGGGCGGCGCGAGGACGCGCTCGCCGCCGCCGAGGAAGCGGTGACGCTCAGCCGCACCCTCGCCGCCGCCCAGCCCGACGCCTTCACCCCCGATCTGGCCACGTCGCTCAACACCCTCGCCAATTGCCTGAGCGCTCTCGGGCAGCGTGAGGACGCGCTCGCCGCCGCCGAAGAGGCGGTGACGCTCCGCCGCGCCCTCGCCGCCGCCCGGCCCGACGCCTTCACCCCCGATCTGGCAATGTCGCTCAACAACCTCGCCGCTTTCCTGAGCGCTCTCGGGCGGCGCGAGGACGCGCTCGCCGCCGCTGAGGCGGCGGTGACGCTCCGCCGCGACCTCGCCGCCGCCCGGCCCGACGTCTTCACCCCCGATCTGGCAATGTCGCTCAACAACCTCGCCGCTTTCCTGAGCGCTCTCGGGCGGCGCGAGGACGCGCTCGCCGCCGCCGAGGAGGCGGTGACGCTTCGCCGCACCCTCGCCGCCGCCCGGCCCGACGCCTTCACCCCCGCTCTGGCGGGCGCGCTCAACACCCTCGCCAATCGCCTGAGCGATCTCGGGCGGCGCGAGGACGCGCTCGCCGCCGCCGAGGAGGCGGTGACGCTCTATCGCGCCCTCGCCGCCGCCCGGCCCGACGCCTTCACCCCCGATCTGGCAATGTCGCTCAACACCCTCGCCATTCGCCTGAGCGATCTCGGGTGGCGCGAGGACGCGCTCGCCGCCGCCGAGGAGGCGGTGACGCTCTCTCGCGCCCTCGCCGCCGCCCGGCCCGACGCCTTCATCCCCGATCTGGCGACGTCGCTCTCCGTTCTGGGTGACATGCTCGAGGCTGTCGGGAAGATTTCGGACGCGATCCCGAACGACGAGGAAGCGGTTCGTTTGCTCACACCATATTTCCTGTTAAACCCGGCGGCGTTCGCGGGAACCATCGCAACCTACGCGCGGGACTACATCCGCCGCTGCGAGCTGGCCCGCCGGGAGCCTGATCCGACGCTCCTCGAGCCGATCGTCGACAGGCCGGAAAACGGCGCGAAGCCGGAACGTTGA
- a CDS encoding DUF2924 domain-containing protein, producing MTGLPEILAELPNLTLEQLRTRWRRHFGAPPALRSRDLLCRALAERLQIAAFGGDPAYEQRLHAELGRLRPGRKPVVDRPRYRAGAMLEKVRQGRRHHVAVMANGYRREGKIFPSLSAVARAITGARWNGPRFFGLRANGKAE from the coding sequence ATGACTGGTCTGCCGGAGATCCTGGCCGAGCTGCCCAACCTTACGCTCGAGCAGCTCCGAACCCGATGGCGGCGGCACTTCGGTGCCCCGCCGGCCCTGCGCAGCCGCGACCTGCTCTGCCGCGCTCTCGCCGAGCGGCTGCAGATAGCGGCGTTCGGCGGCGATCCAGCCTACGAACAGCGCCTCCACGCGGAACTCGGCCGGCTGCGCCCCGGCCGCAAGCCGGTGGTCGATCGGCCGCGCTATCGCGCCGGTGCAATGCTGGAGAAAGTGCGGCAGGGAAGGCGCCATCACGTCGCCGTCATGGCCAACGGCTATCGCCGGGAGGGCAAAATATTTCCCAGCCTTTCGGCGGTGGCGCGCGCGATCACCGGGGCACGCTGGAATGGCCCGCGCTTCTTCGGCCTGCGCGCCAACGGCAAGGCGGAGTGA
- a CDS encoding DUF3489 domain-containing protein, which translates to MAKSSSSNTLKHRARKPSASEHGARRTTEPAPASERRAAEPKALPASRSGSQKSPTKLGILLELLRRPGGATVAEMMRATGWQAHSVRGAMAGALKRRGIPIGSAKADGVRRYNASAAAIIPETA; encoded by the coding sequence ATGGCGAAATCTTCTTCATCCAATACCCTGAAGCACCGCGCCCGCAAGCCGTCCGCGAGCGAGCACGGCGCGCGCCGGACGACAGAACCGGCTCCGGCCAGCGAACGCCGGGCGGCCGAGCCGAAGGCGCTCCCGGCGTCGCGGTCTGGATCACAAAAATCGCCGACCAAACTGGGCATCCTGCTCGAACTACTGCGCCGTCCCGGCGGCGCCACAGTGGCGGAGATGATGCGAGCGACCGGCTGGCAGGCCCACTCGGTGCGCGGCGCGATGGCGGGCGCGCTCAAGAGGCGCGGCATTCCCATCGGCAGCGCCAAGGCCGACGGTGTCCGCCGCTACAACGCCTCCGCAGCGGCCATCATTCCGGAGACCGCGTGA
- a CDS encoding IS256 family transposase: MEKNSTGTPEASLFDGEGWFDAIEAGVRDRIRGFIENMLEEELTTALGRERYRRGGEATGYRHGVRHRQILGSFGPLEITVPRGRMPKPGGGTAEWQSATLPRYARMTKQVEALIAATYLAGTNTRRVRRALGALFKGAVGKDVVSRTWRKVKADWDGWNRRSLADEDTVRLILDGTVVKVRLDRKATNISLLVVLGVRRDGQKVLLAVKNMGGESEAAWRAVLDDLIARGLRTPDLLLIDGGAGLERALASLWPEVPTQRCTVHKHRNLLAHAPEALHEEITADYNDMIYADTSAEVMRRRRLFLAKWRLKCRGVADSLEEAGDRLFTFTRLPKSQWKSARTTNAIERLHEEFKRRIKTQTVLPSAETAAMLFWSLLASGQVTMRKVDGWQSLGEPPASMPLDLVA; this comes from the coding sequence ATGGAGAAGAATAGCACGGGAACGCCGGAAGCCAGCCTTTTTGATGGAGAGGGCTGGTTCGACGCGATTGAGGCGGGGGTGCGGGATCGGATCCGCGGGTTCATCGAGAACATGCTGGAGGAGGAGCTGACGACGGCGCTGGGGCGGGAGCGATATCGCCGTGGTGGCGAGGCAACAGGATATCGCCATGGTGTCCGTCATCGGCAAATCCTCGGCTCGTTCGGCCCGCTCGAGATTACGGTGCCGCGGGGGCGGATGCCGAAGCCCGGGGGTGGAACGGCGGAATGGCAAAGTGCCACGCTGCCTCGTTATGCCCGGATGACGAAGCAGGTGGAGGCGTTGATTGCGGCGACCTATCTCGCCGGCACGAACACGCGGCGGGTAAGGCGGGCATTGGGGGCGTTGTTCAAGGGGGCAGTGGGCAAGGACGTGGTCAGCCGCACGTGGAGAAAGGTCAAGGCGGACTGGGACGGCTGGAACCGGCGGAGCCTGGCCGACGAGGATACCGTCAGGCTGATCCTCGACGGCACGGTGGTGAAGGTCCGGCTCGACCGGAAAGCGACCAACATCTCGCTGCTGGTCGTTCTCGGCGTCCGCCGCGACGGGCAGAAGGTTTTGCTGGCGGTGAAGAACATGGGTGGCGAGAGCGAGGCCGCCTGGCGGGCGGTGCTCGATGACCTGATCGCGCGGGGTCTGCGGACGCCGGACCTGTTGCTGATCGATGGCGGTGCCGGCCTCGAACGCGCCCTGGCCAGCCTTTGGCCCGAGGTGCCGACCCAGCGCTGCACAGTCCACAAGCATCGAAATCTGCTCGCGCACGCTCCCGAGGCGCTGCACGAGGAGATCACGGCCGACTACAACGACATGATCTACGCCGATACCAGCGCCGAGGTGATGCGCCGGCGCCGGCTGTTCCTGGCCAAATGGCGCCTGAAATGCCGCGGTGTCGCCGACAGCCTTGAGGAAGCCGGCGATCGGCTGTTCACCTTCACCCGATTGCCCAAAAGCCAGTGGAAATCGGCAAGAACGACGAATGCGATCGAACGCCTGCACGAGGAGTTCAAGCGCCGGATCAAAACCCAGACCGTCCTGCCTTCGGCAGAGACCGCGGCGATGCTGTTCTGGTCATTGCTCGCATCCGGGCAGGTCACCATGCGCAAAGTCGACGGGTGGCAGAGCCTCGGAGAGCCACCCGCCTCAATGCCTCTTGATCTCGTCGCCTGA
- a CDS encoding 3'-5' exonuclease — protein sequence MSGSAGTGKTVVALHRAARLARADVGAKVLLTTFSQPLAEALSRKLAVLTAGEAEVRARITVASWERLADELYQLAFGRRPRVAPSDQVRAALVAAAQAQGVGTFSDRFLLGEFTQVVDAWQVESVEAYTGTPRSGRKSRLGARQRERLWPVFAAARAALNEQGLMTWPKVFGAVTAAYSERAAKPFTQIVVDEAQDLGVPELRMLCALAPDGADALFFAGDLGQRIFQPPFSWKALGVDVRGRSTTLKVNYRTSHQIREAADRLLPGVIRDMDGREEARRGTISVFDGPPPEIVRAADQGTETAAAIAFIAAARADGIGAEEIGAFVRSRAQLDRARRAVEGAGLVPVEGTDPGAGKEGRVLIGTLHLAKGLEFKAVLVLACDDQVLPLQQRIDDAMDEADLDEIYETERQLFYVACTRARDRLLVAGVLPVSEFLDDLEKD from the coding sequence GTGTCGGGATCAGCCGGCACCGGCAAGACCGTGGTCGCCCTGCATCGCGCCGCCCGCCTCGCCCGCGCGGACGTCGGCGCCAAGGTGTTGCTGACCACCTTCTCCCAGCCGCTCGCCGAAGCGCTGTCGCGCAAGCTCGCTGTGTTGACGGCAGGGGAAGCCGAGGTGCGGGCGCGGATCACGGTCGCGTCCTGGGAGCGGCTGGCCGATGAGCTCTACCAGCTTGCCTTCGGCCGCCGGCCCCGCGTCGCGCCAAGCGATCAGGTGCGCGCGGCGCTGGTCGCTGCCGCTCAGGCGCAGGGCGTCGGCACGTTTTCGGACCGGTTCCTGCTCGGCGAATTCACCCAGGTCGTCGATGCCTGGCAGGTGGAAAGCGTCGAGGCCTATACCGGCACACCGCGGAGTGGCCGCAAGAGCCGGCTCGGCGCCCGCCAGCGGGAACGCCTGTGGCCGGTTTTCGCCGCAGCGCGGGCGGCACTGAACGAGCAGGGGCTGATGACCTGGCCGAAGGTGTTCGGTGCCGTGACGGCCGCCTACAGCGAGCGCGCCGCCAAGCCGTTCACGCAAATTGTGGTCGATGAGGCGCAGGACCTCGGCGTGCCGGAACTGCGCATGCTCTGCGCGCTCGCGCCGGATGGGGCCGACGCGCTGTTCTTCGCCGGCGATCTCGGCCAACGCATCTTCCAGCCGCCGTTCTCCTGGAAGGCGCTCGGGGTCGATGTGCGCGGACGATCGACAACGCTGAAGGTGAACTACCGGACCTCCCACCAGATCCGGGAGGCGGCGGACCGGCTGCTGCCCGGCGTGATCCGGGACATGGACGGGCGCGAGGAGGCGCGGCGCGGAACCATCTCCGTCTTCGACGGCCCGCCGCCGGAGATCGTGCGCGCCGCTGACCAGGGCACGGAGACGGCGGCGGCCATCGCGTTCATAGCCGCGGCGCGCGCCGACGGGATCGGTGCCGAGGAGATCGGCGCCTTCGTCCGCTCGCGCGCCCAGCTCGATCGGGCGCGGCGGGCGGTGGAAGGGGCCGGGCTGGTTCCAGTCGAGGGCACCGACCCCGGGGCCGGCAAGGAAGGCCGCGTGCTGATCGGCACGTTGCATCTGGCGAAGGGGCTGGAATTCAAGGCGGTCCTGGTTCTCGCCTGCGACGATCAGGTGCTGCCGCTACAGCAGAGGATCGATGACGCAATGGACGAAGCCGATCTCGACGAGATCTACGAGACCGAGCGCCAGCTGTTCTACGTCGCCTGCACACGCGCGCGGGACCGGTTGCTTGTCGCCGGCGTGCTACCGGTTTCGGAGTTCCTGGACGACTTGGAGAAAGACTGA
- a CDS encoding type II toxin-antitoxin system RelE/ParE family toxin has protein sequence MTDFRIADSFTDALARLPAQDQKAVKNSAFDLQLDPSAPGLQFHRIEKSKDPHFWSIRVNRDLRIIVHKTAESLLLAYVDHHDKAYAWAERRRIEAHPRTGAVQIVEVRERVERAAPDLFIPARVPEPAPSAPSPEPPLFAHLAADDLLAVGVPEDWLAAVQAATESRFFDLAPHLPAEAAEALLEYAATGRLPKPEPVAATIDPFAHPDARRRFRTVENLAELQAALDAPWEKWAVFLHPSQCSVVERAFNGPRACRDQPAPARPWSPCIAPPASPARTSAPRCC, from the coding sequence TTGACGGACTTCCGTATCGCCGACAGCTTCACCGACGCGCTGGCTCGCCTGCCGGCGCAGGACCAGAAAGCGGTGAAGAATTCGGCATTCGATCTGCAACTTGATCCGTCCGCGCCCGGCTTGCAGTTCCACCGCATCGAAAAATCCAAGGACCCGCATTTCTGGTCCATCCGAGTCAACCGCGACCTGCGCATCATCGTCCACAAGACAGCTGAAAGCCTTCTGCTCGCCTATGTGGATCATCACGACAAGGCCTATGCCTGGGCCGAGCGGCGGCGGATCGAGGCGCATCCCCGGACCGGCGCCGTGCAGATCGTGGAAGTGCGCGAGCGGGTCGAGCGAGCAGCGCCGGACCTGTTCATCCCCGCCCGTGTTCCCGAACCGGCACCGTCCGCACCATCGCCGGAGCCGCCCCTGTTCGCCCACCTCGCCGCAGACGACCTGCTTGCGGTCGGCGTGCCTGAGGACTGGCTGGCGGCGGTGCAGGCCGCGACGGAGAGCCGCTTCTTCGACCTCGCGCCGCACCTGCCGGCCGAGGCGGCGGAAGCGCTGCTGGAATACGCCGCCACCGGCCGCCTGCCGAAGCCGGAGCCGGTGGCTGCGACGATCGATCCGTTCGCCCACCCGGACGCGCGGCGCCGCTTCCGCACCGTCGAGAACCTGGCCGAACTGCAAGCCGCGTTGGACGCACCCTGGGAGAAATGGGCGGTCTTCCTTCACCCCTCCCAGTGCAGCGTGGTGGAGCGTGCCTTCAACGGCCCGCGCGCGTGTCGGGATCAGCCGGCACCGGCAAGACCGTGGTCGCCCTGCATCGCGCCGCCCGCCTCGCCCGCGCGGACGTCGGCGCCAAGGTGTTGCTGA
- a CDS encoding recombinase family protein, producing the protein MSRPIRCAIYTRKSSEEGLEQSYNSLDAQRDACAAYILSQAGEGWALLPQTYDDGGFSGGTLERPALQRLLGEIEARRVDVVVVYKVDRLTRALADFARIVEILDQNGASFVSVTQAFNTTTSMGRLTLNVLLSFAQFEREVTGERIRDKIAASKKLGLWMGGIVPLGYRAAGRTLEIVEAEAATVRHIFRRYEELGSVHRLRDELAEAGIVSKRRSDRAGRVIGGKPYDRGALYHLLRNPLYCGDIRHKGVSHPGQHPAIITRETFNAVQKRLDDARGSSARRRGNKSRGNDTAHLETAGVKAPLTGLIFDAAGSRMTPVSARKRGGAVASRFVWKLPLAASPVWGA; encoded by the coding sequence ATGTCCCGCCCGATCCGCTGCGCCATCTATACGCGCAAATCCTCCGAGGAGGGGCTGGAGCAGAGCTACAACTCGCTCGATGCCCAGCGCGATGCCTGCGCCGCCTATATCCTGTCGCAGGCCGGGGAGGGCTGGGCGCTGCTGCCGCAAACCTATGACGATGGCGGCTTCTCCGGCGGCACGCTGGAGCGCCCGGCGCTGCAACGCCTGCTCGGCGAGATTGAGGCGCGGCGGGTCGACGTGGTGGTGGTCTACAAGGTCGACCGCCTGACCCGCGCGCTCGCGGATTTTGCCCGTATCGTCGAGATCCTGGACCAGAACGGCGCGAGCTTCGTCTCGGTGACCCAGGCCTTCAACACCACCACCAGCATGGGGCGGCTGACGCTCAACGTTCTACTCTCCTTCGCCCAGTTCGAGCGCGAGGTCACCGGCGAGCGCATCCGCGACAAGATCGCCGCCTCCAAGAAGCTCGGCCTGTGGATGGGAGGCATCGTTCCTCTCGGCTATCGTGCCGCCGGGCGCACGCTCGAGATCGTCGAGGCCGAAGCGGCGACGGTGCGCCACATCTTCCGCCGCTACGAGGAACTCGGCTCGGTGCATCGGCTGCGCGACGAATTGGCCGAAGCCGGAATCGTCTCGAAACGCCGAAGCGATCGCGCCGGCCGGGTGATCGGCGGCAAGCCATACGACCGCGGCGCGCTCTATCACCTGCTGCGCAACCCGCTCTATTGCGGCGACATCCGCCACAAAGGGGTGAGCCACCCTGGCCAGCATCCGGCCATCATCACGCGCGAGACATTCAACGCCGTGCAAAAGCGGCTCGATGACGCACGTGGTTCATCAGCCAGGCGCAGGGGAAACAAGTCTAGGGGCAACGACACGGCGCATCTGGAGACGGCGGGCGTCAAGGCGCCGCTCACCGGCCTGATTTTCGATGCCGCTGGCAGCCGGATGACGCCGGTCAGTGCGCGCAAGAGGGGCGGGGCGGTGGCGTCGCGGTTTGTGTGGAAATTGCCTTTGGCGGCGTCTCCGGTTTGGGGAGCATGA
- a CDS encoding IS110 family RNA-guided transposase, whose translation MTKEIAVLGIDLGKNSCSLAGLDASGAVVKRRRMRPDSVTAFTAKIPACVIAMEACCGAHYLGRLLAAQGHTVRLMSPEYVRPYVKAQKNDDRDAEAIAEAATRPTMRFVDLKSEEQLDVQTLHRARDRLVVERTALINQLRAILLERGITVPKGRSKLAQYLVGRFDQNDGGSIALSPRTQALIADMRKEWRELDHRIEAFDDEFVARARADEAARRLLSIPGIGPVNATALIAAIGKGESFGHGRDLAAWLGLVPRQITTGGRPRLVGISKRGNKYLRKQLIHGARSALPGLLTSATPLGGWLRGLITRVHKNAVVVALANKLARIAWAVLRHGDKFDAKAVGVTV comes from the coding sequence ATGACGAAAGAGATCGCGGTATTGGGGATCGATCTGGGCAAGAACAGTTGCAGTCTCGCGGGGTTGGATGCGAGCGGCGCGGTGGTGAAACGGCGCCGGATGCGGCCGGACAGCGTGACGGCCTTTACGGCGAAGATCCCGGCGTGTGTGATCGCCATGGAGGCATGCTGTGGCGCCCATTATCTCGGGCGGCTGTTGGCGGCTCAGGGTCACACGGTCCGGCTGATGTCGCCGGAATATGTGCGCCCGTATGTGAAAGCGCAGAAGAACGATGATCGGGACGCCGAGGCGATCGCTGAAGCAGCGACCCGGCCGACGATGCGCTTTGTAGATCTCAAAAGCGAGGAACAGCTTGACGTGCAGACGTTGCATCGGGCGCGGGATCGCCTGGTGGTGGAACGTACGGCGCTGATCAATCAGCTACGCGCTATCCTTCTTGAACGGGGGATTACCGTGCCAAAGGGGCGGAGCAAGCTCGCGCAATATCTGGTGGGGCGGTTCGATCAGAACGACGGAGGTAGCATCGCGTTGTCTCCACGAACGCAAGCGCTCATTGCCGACATGCGGAAGGAATGGCGCGAACTGGATCACCGGATCGAGGCTTTCGACGACGAATTTGTTGCTCGTGCCCGCGCCGATGAGGCGGCCCGCAGGCTGCTTTCGATCCCTGGTATCGGCCCGGTCAACGCCACCGCGCTGATCGCCGCGATCGGCAAGGGTGAGAGTTTCGGTCATGGCCGCGATCTTGCCGCCTGGCTGGGTTTGGTGCCGCGTCAGATCACGACAGGCGGACGACCCCGGCTTGTCGGGATCAGCAAGCGCGGCAACAAATATCTGCGCAAGCAGTTGATCCATGGTGCACGCTCCGCCCTGCCAGGTCTGCTGACCAGCGCCACGCCACTCGGCGGATGGCTGCGGGGGCTGATCACCAGGGTGCATAAGAACGCCGTAGTCGTCGCATTGGCCAATAAGCTGGCACGGATTGCGTGGGCCGTCTTACGTCACGGCGACAAATTTGACGCCAAAGCCGTTGGTGTGACGGTGTGA